A stretch of DNA from Desmospora activa DSM 45169:
ATCCTTATAAACATGTTTTAAAAGAGCGCTATGCCGCCTATAACCATCTGACCTCCTCCTTGCCGGCACAACGTCCCCTGTATATTCCCGGTCACACGTACCAAGGTGAGCCGATTATGGTAACGGAATTTGGGGGAATCGCCTACAAAAAGAGCGACTGGGAAGGTTGGGGCTACTCTGGGGCCACCGATGATCAGGATTTTGCCGAACGATATGAAGCGGTGGTTTCCGCCTTGCTGGAATCCCCGCTGGTACAAGGTTTTTGCTATACACAGTTGACCGACGTGGAACAAGAGATCAACGGCCTCTTAACCTATGATCGTCAACCCAAGATTAACTTGGATGTGATTCGGAAAATTAATGTAGGGAAAGCATGGGATCATGAGAAAATAGAGGCGGATGTGGGAGTGAGGTGAGTGAGGTTTCACCGGGAAGTCCGCTGCATGGATATTCGGGATAATCGGGCTGGGGTTTATTAATGATTCAAGACGGCTCTTTCGCCGTCTTTTTTGTTGCCATTTAGGGGTCACCGGATCATTTCGGGCAAAATGTACGCTGACATATTTCAGACCGCAAAATACCCGACATCTCGTACGCTATGGGATCATCGGTTATTTATTCTATCGCACCATATATTCCCCGCTAGGAGTATATTTCGATGCGCTGAACCTTCATAATTGCGGGAGAGGGAGCGGCACTCAACTTTGGAGCCACGCTGGACCGTTCCATTTCAGATACAATTAATTCCCCCTAATGTATCTATTCAAATATATAATTGTATTATCTTTAAGATCGGAGTGGTGATGATGGATATTGTAGTAAATGGGTTGAATGTTCCAAATTTATCAGAAGGATGGGGAAATATTTAACGAACTGTTAATTCTATCCTTCTATATGAAATAGGAGGACAAAAATGAGATTAGGTTGGGATTTAAAAATCAGAGAAGAAAAATCAATAGATTTGAGAAAGATAAAGGAAATAAATGATCTTGCTTTTGGAAGAGAAACCGAATCGAATATTGTTGATGCTATCAGAAAATCTCCTCACTTTATTCCGCAACTGTCTTTAATTGCAGAGACAGGAGATGGAGAGGTTGTTGGACATATTCTGTTTAGTATCATTTCGATTCAAACAAAAGAAGAATCTGTTAAATCTTTAGTGTTGGCACCTATGGCTATTACACCAAAGTATCAGAGTCAAGGTGTTGGTTCTACATTAATAAGAGAAGGTTTAAACAGATGTGGAAAAATGGGATTTAAACATGTTGTTGTATTAGGACACCCCAATTACTATCCGAGATTTGGGTTTATCCCGGCTATAACTAAAGGAATCAAAGCACCTTTTGAAGTTCCAAATGAGACATTTATGGTATGTGAATTGAAAAAAAATTCATTGGAGAAAGTACATGGCACTGTACAATTTCCAGAACCATTAATGTCTGTGTAATTCGTTCCATATGTACCCCCCCAACTATGTGTATGCTAGAGTTGAGGGGGTTTTTCTCGTACTGAAATGATTAAAATCATTTGCAAGAACGAAACGCCTTGTCGATAGTCTGCTCCAGTTCTTTCGGTGACGGTTTGGCGTATCGCCTGGTCATATTTATATCTGCGTGACCAACTAATTCTGCAACTATAGCAATATCCACCCCAGCCCCGACTAACTCCGTGTATTCAGGTAGATATAAAACACCCTGAGAGGCACGCTAAGAGGATCAGGGCGAGGGATCTGGTTAAGGACCCCTGTGAAAAAAGCCGACTTCCTTAACGTACAGGATGTCGGCTTTTTTATATCCAAAATGTGTCTTAGCGTACACTTTACCCGAAATGGTACGGTGACCCCATTTAGAAACGATTCATGCCGTCAGGTATAATAGAAAGAAATACAAACGGTACGTAGCAATGAAGAGGTGAAGCAAAATGGTTCCCACCGTTAACGAGATGCCGCATTGGTTGACAAAGCGGGCTTTTCTGACCCCCGAGCGGGAAGCGATCTCCGATGGTTACAGGATGTGGACGTTTCAAGAGTTACATGAAAGGGCGGAAGCACTAGCCCAAAAATTAGCCGGTTTTGGCGTAAAAAGTGGTGATCGGGTTGCGCTGTTGCTATATAACCACATGGAATATGCCGCGTTTATCCATGGTCTCTCTTTTTTAGGGGCAGTGGCGGT
This window harbors:
- a CDS encoding GNAT family N-acetyltransferase, which translates into the protein MRLGWDLKIREEKSIDLRKIKEINDLAFGRETESNIVDAIRKSPHFIPQLSLIAETGDGEVVGHILFSIISIQTKEESVKSLVLAPMAITPKYQSQGVGSTLIREGLNRCGKMGFKHVVVLGHPNYYPRFGFIPAITKGIKAPFEVPNETFMVCELKKNSLEKVHGTVQFPEPLMSV